A window from Rhizosphaericola mali encodes these proteins:
- a CDS encoding RluA family pseudouridine synthase, translating into MSDVKFHSFQKDISQIALPLKFTFPFYYTPHPLAILAAKQLQNYLLTQNDFTHNFGMGATVNSLEIGKMFGVLVVKDTNNNLGFLAAFSGKLAASNDHLYFVPPVFDLLEANGFFLPEIQELNKINDTVERLENSEDLVHLKLSLENTIATNEKKWNGFKHYCQKQKQLRNKVRDSFEAHKDSEEYAILVDYLKQQSSRDSYELEHLQKEIKEENQQAENTYQSYLDKINALKQERKTRSAALQDTIFQQYTFLNSQLESKSLYEIFNKDLGILPLAGAGECAAPKLLQYAFSHSLDPICMAEFWWGKSPKSEVRQHQHFYPSCRGKCEPILGHMLSKTITDEDVFKMVTKFDCDVEIVYEDEYLAVINKPENFLSVPGKFLEDSVYKRMKERYPQATGPLVVHRLDMATSGLLLIAKDKYTHELLQRQFIRKSIRKRYVAILDGILEQKTGTINLPLRNDLEDRPRQLVDFEIGRPALTKFEVVNYENGTTRIHFWPITGRTHQLRMHASHALGLNTPIVGDEFYGNRADRLYLHAEELQFIHPKTKEKMTIICPAPF; encoded by the coding sequence ATGTCTGACGTAAAATTTCACAGTTTCCAAAAAGATATTAGCCAAATTGCCCTACCGCTAAAATTCACATTTCCGTTCTATTATACGCCACATCCATTGGCGATTTTGGCAGCGAAACAATTACAAAATTATTTGCTCACGCAAAATGATTTTACTCATAATTTCGGAATGGGCGCGACCGTTAATAGTTTGGAAATAGGGAAAATGTTTGGCGTTTTGGTCGTGAAAGATACCAATAACAATTTGGGTTTTCTGGCAGCATTTTCGGGTAAATTGGCAGCCAGCAACGATCATCTTTATTTCGTACCTCCCGTATTTGATTTGCTAGAAGCGAATGGATTTTTTCTACCAGAAATTCAAGAACTCAACAAAATCAATGACACTGTTGAGCGATTAGAAAATAGCGAAGATTTAGTTCATTTAAAACTGTCATTGGAAAATACAATTGCCACTAACGAAAAAAAATGGAATGGATTTAAACACTATTGTCAAAAACAAAAGCAACTTAGAAATAAGGTTCGAGATAGTTTTGAAGCACATAAAGATTCCGAAGAATACGCTATTCTTGTAGATTATTTGAAACAACAGAGTTCGCGTGATTCTTACGAATTAGAACATTTACAAAAAGAAATAAAGGAAGAAAATCAACAAGCCGAAAACACTTATCAATCCTATTTGGATAAAATAAATGCACTAAAACAGGAACGAAAAACACGCTCTGCTGCATTACAAGACACAATATTCCAACAATATACTTTTCTAAATAGTCAATTGGAATCCAAATCTTTATATGAGATCTTCAATAAAGATTTGGGCATTTTACCATTGGCGGGTGCAGGAGAATGTGCTGCCCCCAAATTATTGCAATATGCATTTTCTCATTCATTAGATCCTATTTGCATGGCAGAATTTTGGTGGGGGAAATCACCTAAATCGGAGGTTCGTCAACATCAACACTTCTACCCTTCTTGTCGTGGGAAATGTGAACCTATTTTGGGACATATGCTATCCAAAACGATTACAGATGAAGATGTTTTCAAAATGGTCACTAAATTTGATTGCGATGTTGAGATCGTGTATGAAGATGAATATCTCGCCGTCATCAATAAACCCGAAAATTTCTTAAGCGTTCCCGGCAAATTCTTGGAAGACAGCGTTTATAAAAGAATGAAAGAACGTTATCCACAAGCGACTGGACCATTGGTAGTACATCGATTAGACATGGCGACGTCTGGACTTTTGCTGATTGCTAAAGATAAATATACACATGAGTTATTACAACGTCAATTTATCCGAAAAAGTATCCGAAAACGTTATGTAGCTATTCTTGATGGTATTTTGGAACAAAAAACAGGAACCATCAATTTGCCCTTACGCAATGATTTAGAAGATAGACCTCGTCAATTAGTAGATTTTGAAATAGGACGCCCAGCATTGACAAAATTTGAAGTTGTAAATTACGAAAATGGAACAACCCGTATTCATTTTTGGCCAATTACAGGACGTACGCATCAATTGCGCATGCACGCTTCTCATGCATTGGGATTAAATACGCCAATCGTCGGCGATGAATTTTATGGCAACAGGGCCGATCGATTGTATTTGCATGCAGAAGAATTACAATTCATTCATCCCAAAACGAAGGAAAAAATGACTATTATTTGCCCGGCTCCATTTTAA
- a CDS encoding cysteine desulfurase family protein, whose protein sequence is MTSGNRIYLDNAATTPLSKEVLEAMMPYLTEKFGNPSSIYSYGRETRLPIENARKQVAKIIHAHPGEIFFTSCGTESSNTAIQESIVNLNCKHIITSPIEHHATLYTTEYLAKMGKVTLDFVKLLPNGHVDLEDLEKLLAESKERSLVSLMHANNEIGNLLDVDRVSALCQKYDAIFHCDTVQTMGHLKLDVSKTHFDFITCSAHKFHGPKGVGFLYINENIKIDPFIHGGSQERNMRAGTENIYGIVGLAKALEIADAALEEESTYIQDLKSYMAEELKKAIPSVNFNGDTLGNSLYTVLSISLPKTEKSEMMLFNLDIHNICVSGGSACTSGADQGSHVIRAINNDPNIVPLRFSFSKYNTKEEIDTVVKTLKTLL, encoded by the coding sequence ATGACATCAGGAAATAGGATTTATTTAGACAATGCTGCGACCACTCCGTTAAGTAAAGAAGTTTTAGAGGCAATGATGCCTTATTTGACCGAAAAATTTGGAAATCCATCTTCTATTTATAGCTATGGAAGAGAAACAAGACTTCCGATTGAAAATGCAAGAAAACAAGTTGCGAAAATAATCCATGCACATCCTGGTGAAATATTTTTTACAAGTTGCGGTACAGAAAGTAGCAATACTGCAATCCAAGAATCCATTGTCAACCTGAATTGCAAGCATATCATTACCTCTCCTATTGAACATCATGCGACTTTATATACAACAGAGTATTTGGCTAAAATGGGGAAGGTTACTTTAGATTTTGTCAAATTATTACCCAATGGACATGTCGATTTAGAAGATTTGGAAAAATTATTAGCTGAAAGTAAAGAAAGAAGTTTGGTTTCTTTAATGCATGCAAATAATGAAATTGGCAATCTTTTAGATGTAGATCGAGTAAGCGCATTATGCCAAAAATATGACGCCATTTTTCATTGTGATACAGTGCAAACTATGGGACATTTAAAATTAGATGTTTCCAAAACACATTTTGATTTTATCACTTGCTCTGCACATAAATTTCATGGTCCCAAAGGTGTTGGTTTTCTGTATATAAATGAAAATATCAAAATCGATCCATTTATCCATGGCGGTTCTCAAGAGAGGAACATGCGTGCAGGTACCGAAAATATTTATGGCATTGTTGGTCTTGCCAAAGCACTAGAAATTGCAGACGCGGCATTAGAAGAAGAGAGCACCTACATACAAGATTTAAAATCTTATATGGCAGAAGAATTAAAAAAAGCGATTCCTAGTGTTAATTTCAATGGAGATACCTTGGGAAATAGTTTATATACAGTTTTGAGTATTTCACTTCCTAAAACTGAAAAGTCTGAAATGATGCTTTTTAATTTGGATATTCATAATATTTGTGTTTCTGGAGGTAGTGCGTGTACAAGTGGTGCTGATCAAGGAAGCCATGTTATTAGAGCTATCAATAACGATCCAAACATTGTTCCATTGAGATTTTCTTTTAGCAAATACAATACAAAAGAGGAAATTGATACGGTAGTAAAGACATTGAAAACACTATTATAA
- the secA gene encoding preprotein translocase subunit SecA has product MLGFLSKLLGGNKSEKDVKKIQPIVDKINEYYQQYQSLNNDELRGKTVEFRSRISDYLKDIDGNINAKKDEAENLPETEIEQKDTLYQEIDTLKKDRDEKLEEILNEILPEAFAVVKETAHRLKDNDELESTATELDRQLEAHKKGYIRIDGDKSYFSHTWTAGGGTVTWNMVHYDVQLIGGAVLHQGKISEMATGEGKTLVSTLPAYLNALAGQGVHLVTVNDYLARRDSEWNGPLFEWLGITVDCIDKHQPNTPARRKAYAADITYGTNNEFGFDYLRDNMVQNPEEMVQRKHHYAMIDEVDSVLIDDARTPLIISGPVSRDTSTQQFFDLRPRVEQLVEAQRRIVNQSLIEAKKLIAEGKDDPKEGGFALYKAHRGLPKTGALIKYLSEAGNRQKLQKAENFYLADQQKQMHLIDEGLFFYIDEKNNSVELTDKGIAALTKAGEDPHFFVMPDIGTILSNIAKETDTTAEEKLQQKEVALNDYSTKTDRIHGVHQLLKAYTLFEKDNEYVVIDGQVKIVDEQTGRIMDGRRYSDGLHQALEAKENVKIEAASQTYATVTLQNYFRMYHKLAGMTGTAETEAAELWDIYKLDVVNIPTNINISRKDEHDLIFKTKREKYGAVIDEIVELTKAGRPVLVGTTSVEVSELLSRMLRQKQIPHKVLNAKQHAHEAQVVAEAGKAGAVTIATNMAGRGTDIKLGEGVKEAGGLAILGTERHESRRVDRQLRGRAGRQGDPGSSQFYVSLEDDLMRMFGSERIAKVMDFAGYKEGEVIQHSMITKSIERAQKKVEENNFGIRKRLLEYDDVMNKQRTVIYTKRNHALFGDRLALDLDGAFYNIAEGIASSYKETNDYDGFKLDLIVSYGVDSAITKEEFESSNIQKLAEKVYLEGYNHYVKVKDAIASQVLPVFQNIATNQAGQIQNVVVPFTDGKKGIQVLANLNKTLETNGTELVKSLEKTITLAIIDDAWKEHLRAMDDLKQSVQTAYYEQKDPLVIYKQEAYGLFAQLNAEINKEVVEFLSHVEIPGEQNNNPQQPQAPMQVLEEGHRKRTDLSKTTSNKADVIANGQEYGANEKDVYQQPTEILDEPKQEPVVAEPKIGRNDPCPCGSGKKYKNCHGKDL; this is encoded by the coding sequence ATGTTAGGTTTCTTAAGTAAGCTTCTTGGAGGCAATAAAAGTGAAAAAGACGTCAAAAAAATACAACCTATTGTTGATAAAATCAATGAATATTATCAACAATATCAAAGTTTGAATAATGACGAACTTAGAGGTAAAACTGTTGAATTTAGAAGCAGGATAAGCGATTATCTTAAAGATATCGATGGTAACATTAATGCCAAAAAAGACGAAGCAGAAAATCTTCCAGAAACAGAAATCGAACAAAAAGATACTTTATATCAAGAAATTGATACTTTAAAGAAAGATCGTGACGAGAAATTAGAAGAAATTTTAAATGAAATTTTACCAGAAGCTTTTGCTGTTGTAAAAGAAACTGCACATCGTTTAAAAGATAATGATGAGTTGGAATCGACTGCAACGGAATTGGATCGTCAATTAGAAGCGCATAAAAAAGGTTATATTAGAATTGACGGTGATAAAAGCTATTTTAGTCATACATGGACAGCTGGTGGCGGTACTGTTACATGGAACATGGTTCACTATGATGTACAGTTAATCGGTGGTGCAGTTTTACATCAAGGTAAAATCTCCGAAATGGCAACTGGTGAAGGTAAAACTTTGGTTTCTACTTTACCAGCATATTTGAATGCTTTGGCAGGACAAGGTGTGCATTTGGTTACTGTAAATGACTATTTGGCACGTCGTGATAGCGAATGGAACGGACCATTATTTGAATGGTTGGGTATCACTGTTGATTGTATTGATAAACATCAACCAAATACACCAGCAAGAAGAAAAGCGTATGCAGCAGATATCACTTACGGAACCAATAACGAATTTGGATTTGACTATTTGAGAGATAATATGGTGCAAAATCCAGAAGAAATGGTGCAAAGAAAACATCATTATGCGATGATCGATGAGGTCGATAGTGTATTGATTGATGATGCTAGAACGCCATTGATTATTTCTGGTCCAGTAAGTAGAGATACTTCTACACAACAATTCTTTGATCTTCGTCCACGTGTAGAACAACTGGTAGAAGCGCAAAGAAGAATTGTGAATCAATCTTTGATTGAAGCAAAAAAATTAATTGCAGAAGGTAAAGATGATCCCAAAGAAGGTGGATTTGCTTTATACAAAGCTCATAGAGGTTTACCTAAAACTGGTGCTTTAATTAAATATTTAAGTGAAGCGGGTAATCGTCAAAAATTACAAAAAGCGGAAAATTTCTATTTAGCAGATCAGCAAAAGCAAATGCATCTTATAGATGAAGGCTTATTTTTCTATATAGATGAAAAAAATAATTCAGTTGAATTAACAGATAAAGGTATCGCTGCTTTGACAAAAGCAGGAGAAGATCCTCATTTCTTCGTGATGCCTGATATTGGAACTATTTTGTCCAATATTGCTAAAGAAACAGATACGACTGCGGAAGAAAAGCTACAACAAAAAGAAGTTGCTTTAAATGATTATAGTACCAAAACAGATAGAATTCATGGTGTACATCAATTATTGAAAGCATATACTTTATTTGAAAAAGATAATGAATACGTTGTTATTGATGGTCAAGTAAAAATCGTTGATGAACAAACTGGTCGTATCATGGATGGTCGCCGTTATTCTGACGGTTTGCACCAAGCATTAGAAGCGAAAGAAAATGTAAAAATTGAAGCTGCGTCTCAGACTTATGCAACTGTTACTTTGCAGAATTATTTCAGAATGTACCACAAACTAGCGGGTATGACTGGTACTGCAGAAACGGAAGCAGCGGAACTTTGGGATATATATAAATTGGATGTGGTCAACATTCCTACGAATATTAATATTTCCAGAAAAGATGAACATGATTTAATCTTCAAAACGAAGAGAGAAAAATATGGTGCTGTAATTGACGAAATCGTTGAATTGACAAAAGCGGGTCGTCCTGTTCTTGTCGGTACTACTTCTGTTGAAGTTTCTGAATTATTGAGCAGAATGCTTCGTCAAAAACAAATTCCACACAAAGTATTGAATGCCAAACAACACGCACATGAAGCACAAGTTGTAGCTGAAGCAGGTAAAGCTGGTGCTGTAACAATCGCTACAAATATGGCGGGTCGTGGTACCGATATCAAATTGGGTGAAGGCGTGAAAGAAGCGGGAGGTTTGGCTATTTTGGGTACAGAACGTCATGAGAGCCGTCGTGTCGATCGCCAGTTACGTGGTCGTGCGGGTCGTCAAGGTGATCCAGGTTCTTCTCAATTCTACGTTTCTTTGGAAGATGATTTGATGCGTATGTTTGGTAGTGAACGTATTGCTAAAGTGATGGATTTCGCTGGTTATAAAGAAGGTGAAGTCATCCAACACAGTATGATTACCAAGTCTATTGAACGTGCTCAAAAAAAAGTAGAAGAAAATAACTTTGGTATTCGTAAACGTCTATTAGAATATGATGACGTTATGAATAAACAAAGAACAGTTATTTATACAAAACGTAATCACGCCTTATTTGGTGACAGATTAGCATTGGATTTGGATGGCGCATTCTACAATATCGCTGAAGGTATTGCTTCATCCTATAAAGAAACCAATGATTATGATGGATTCAAATTAGATTTGATCGTAAGCTATGGTGTGGATTCTGCTATTACGAAAGAAGAATTTGAAAGTTCAAATATTCAAAAATTAGCAGAAAAGGTTTATTTGGAAGGATACAACCACTACGTAAAAGTAAAAGATGCTATTGCTTCACAAGTTTTACCTGTATTCCAAAATATTGCGACTAATCAAGCTGGACAAATTCAAAATGTAGTAGTTCCATTCACCGATGGTAAAAAAGGAATTCAAGTTTTAGCTAATTTGAATAAAACTTTGGAAACAAATGGTACGGAGTTAGTGAAGAGTTTGGAAAAAACAATTACACTTGCTATTATTGATGATGCATGGAAAGAACATTTGCGTGCTATGGATGATTTAAAACAAAGTGTACAAACCGCTTACTACGAACAAAAAGATCCATTGGTTATCTACAAACAAGAAGCTTATGGTTTATTTGCACAGTTAAATGCAGAAATAAATAAAGAAGTGGTTGAATTTTTGTCACATGTAGAAATTCCAGGTGAACAAAATAATAATCCTCAACAACCTCAAGCACCTATGCAAGTGTTGGAAGAGGGACATAGAAAAAGAACCGATTTGAGCAAAACTACTTCTAATAAAGCAGATGTTATTGCCAATGGTCAAGAATATGGTGCCAATGAAAAAGATGTGTACCAACAACCTACCGAAATTTTAGACGAGCCTAAGCAAGAACCAGTCGTTGCTGAGCCAAAAATTGGACGCAATGACCCTTGTCCTTGTGGTAGTGGTAAGAAATATAAAAATTGCCACGGCAAAGATTTATAA
- the atpG gene encoding ATP synthase F1 subunit gamma — protein MPGQLQEVRTRIKSVQSSQQMTKAMKMVSAAKLRRAQDSILQMRPYAVKLQEMLSNIIDSLEGDSNITLGVERPVEKVLLIVITSDRGLAGGYNSNLIKLTKNIIAEKYSEQNTKGNVTIWNIGKKGYENLTSNGYKTVETYKELLVNISFDKVQDAAQAAVKAFENKEFDKIDIIYSEFKNAATFNYKVEPFLPIPKVEKKENNNKVDFIFEPSKDELINTLIPKILNTQLYKAVLDANASEHGARMTAMDTASNNAAEILKSLKISYNRARQAAITTELTEIVSGAAALEG, from the coding sequence ATGCCAGGACAATTACAAGAAGTTCGCACTCGTATCAAATCTGTACAGTCTTCTCAACAGATGACCAAAGCTATGAAAATGGTTAGCGCCGCTAAACTGCGTCGTGCTCAAGATTCCATTTTGCAAATGCGCCCTTATGCAGTCAAGTTGCAGGAAATGCTTAGCAACATCATTGACAGCTTGGAAGGTGATTCTAATATTACATTAGGCGTTGAAAGACCAGTTGAAAAAGTATTGTTGATCGTCATTACAAGTGATAGAGGTCTTGCAGGTGGTTATAATTCTAATTTGATCAAACTTACCAAAAATATTATCGCAGAGAAATATAGCGAGCAAAATACAAAAGGTAATGTTACCATCTGGAATATTGGTAAGAAAGGTTACGAAAACTTGACTTCCAATGGTTACAAAACAGTAGAGACATATAAAGAATTGTTGGTAAATATCAGTTTTGACAAAGTGCAAGACGCGGCACAAGCAGCCGTTAAAGCATTTGAAAATAAAGAATTTGACAAAATCGATATTATCTATAGCGAATTTAAAAATGCAGCTACTTTCAATTATAAAGTGGAGCCATTTTTACCAATTCCAAAAGTGGAGAAAAAAGAAAACAACAATAAAGTTGATTTCATTTTCGAACCATCCAAAGATGAATTGATCAACACATTGATTCCTAAAATTTTGAATACGCAATTATACAAAGCTGTGTTAGATGCTAATGCGAGTGAACATGGTGCACGTATGACCGCAATGGATACGGCAAGTAACAATGCTGCGGAAATCTTGAAAAGCTTAAAAATCTCTTACAACCGTGCTCGTCAAGCGGCTATTACTACCGAGTTGACAGAAATCGTGAGTGGAGCTGCAGCTTTAGAAGGTTAA
- the scpB gene encoding SMC-Scp complex subunit ScpB — METSQLIPHIEALIFASDRPLMTLEIVELLNNTFGFMDNQITLDQVESGLDAIQEKYDSEFYAFRPFQSGGGWAFLTKPEYHTTVAQLNGDKFIKKLSGAALETLSIIAYKQPVTKGEIESIRGVNSDYSVQKLLEKDLIVISGRDEDSPGKPLLYSTSKNFMDYFGINSPKDLPKIKEIQEEESLYPSIVDPSQTQEAGDAPKSALNYEAKSSTNDEIAE, encoded by the coding sequence ATGGAAACTTCTCAATTAATTCCACATATTGAAGCGCTAATATTTGCAAGCGACCGCCCGTTGATGACGTTGGAGATTGTTGAGCTTTTGAATAATACGTTTGGATTTATGGACAATCAGATCACGCTAGATCAAGTAGAAAGCGGATTGGATGCCATTCAAGAAAAATATGATTCTGAATTTTATGCCTTTCGCCCATTTCAAAGTGGCGGTGGTTGGGCTTTTCTGACAAAACCGGAATATCATACTACCGTTGCACAATTAAACGGTGATAAATTTATCAAAAAACTTTCTGGAGCCGCATTAGAAACTTTGTCCATTATCGCATACAAACAGCCTGTTACAAAAGGCGAGATTGAAAGTATCAGAGGTGTGAATAGTGACTATAGTGTTCAAAAATTATTAGAAAAAGATTTAATCGTCATTTCTGGTAGAGATGAAGACTCTCCTGGAAAGCCGCTTTTGTATAGTACAAGTAAAAATTTCATGGATTATTTTGGTATTAATTCGCCTAAAGACTTACCTAAAATAAAAGAAATCCAAGAAGAAGAATCCCTTTATCCAAGTATTGTCGATCCTTCTCAAACACAAGAAGCCGGTGACGCCCCTAAAAGTGCATTAAATTACGAAGCTAAATCCTCTACAAATGATGAAATTGCAGAATAA
- a CDS encoding T9SS type B sorting domain-containing protein yields the protein MISRPNYTKRANQHLYSWLLVFLFIATTAINSFSQQLSNCNNWANIIQRNTNGINCSNISISGNSLTVEALINKTDAFDGTNVGDIVSKHNDPTDCNYLLRPNGASITTSNGFFATPTVCMIESNKTYHVAMTYDGSILVFYRNGIRMSSIACSGTLITNGYNTRIGEQASQYYIVSSFVGYINEVKIWNIARTQEQINSYLTSALPNPTTQNGLLAYYSFDNLKNKQGNTNFDAIIDNNTVINKTVSSCTLGEDPCPPTCTTPVDFTIKQDKCDPSLFYLQSTLTTANTKSIIWSSDNGTFSNNNSDHPTIKFTSNGTFNIKLLVTNSNGCTGMITKNITVNSAPISLINKPISNLVCPNTATNISINNNSTYSNIQWYANNDLISGNSDEIQYSFIQNTTIKVSVQNNDGCILEDQYEYNVRAEPHFTISANNMETCQGESINLSADGGTDYNWYIENESNSIGLANTITYQPNQSETIHVKISEAICNNSIVLQSQVIIHSLPEITISKSNDISCINNNVTLTANGGIKYVWENFPNNTSNIIAVSPETETTYNVTGFNQYNCANTSTITVILDEKYKEVKLFIPSAFTPNNDGKNDFFKATSNAKIDRYSLKIFNRWGNLVFSSNNISNGWNGKYNNNTLPTGTYIYEITASNFCKEFHKKGTLVLIK from the coding sequence TTGATTTCAAGACCTAATTATACAAAACGAGCAAATCAACACTTATATAGTTGGTTGCTTGTTTTTCTTTTTATCGCGACAACTGCTATAAATTCTTTTTCTCAGCAATTAAGTAATTGTAATAACTGGGCAAATATTATCCAACGTAATACTAATGGAATTAATTGCTCTAATATTTCAATTAGTGGAAATTCATTGACGGTAGAAGCATTAATAAATAAAACTGATGCCTTTGACGGTACAAATGTGGGTGATATAGTTTCAAAACATAATGATCCAACAGATTGTAATTATTTATTACGTCCTAATGGTGCCAGCATAACTACATCAAATGGCTTTTTCGCCACACCTACGGTTTGTATGATTGAGTCAAACAAAACGTATCATGTAGCCATGACCTACGACGGCTCAATATTAGTTTTTTACAGAAATGGAATACGTATGAGTAGTATTGCTTGTAGTGGCACTCTTATTACAAATGGATACAATACTAGAATAGGCGAACAAGCATCTCAATATTATATTGTATCTAGTTTCGTAGGCTATATAAATGAAGTAAAGATTTGGAATATTGCACGAACTCAAGAACAAATAAATAGCTACTTAACATCTGCTCTACCCAACCCAACTACTCAAAATGGTTTATTGGCATATTATTCATTTGATAATTTGAAAAATAAACAAGGAAATACAAATTTCGATGCGATTATAGATAATAATACAGTAATTAATAAAACAGTATCTTCTTGTACATTAGGAGAAGATCCTTGTCCTCCGACATGTACAACTCCAGTAGATTTTACTATAAAACAAGACAAATGTGATCCCTCATTGTTTTATTTACAAAGCACGTTAACTACAGCCAATACAAAATCAATAATTTGGTCATCAGATAATGGAACATTTAGCAACAATAATAGTGATCATCCAACCATCAAGTTTACCTCTAATGGAACATTTAATATTAAATTGTTAGTAACGAATAGCAATGGTTGTACTGGCATGATCACCAAAAATATAACGGTTAATAGTGCTCCAATTAGCCTAATTAATAAACCTATATCTAATCTTGTTTGTCCAAATACAGCAACAAATATTTCGATCAATAACAATAGTACCTATTCTAATATTCAATGGTATGCAAACAATGATTTAATTTCTGGTAATTCAGATGAAATTCAATATTCATTTATCCAAAATACAACTATAAAAGTATCTGTACAAAATAATGATGGCTGTATACTTGAAGATCAATATGAATATAATGTAAGAGCAGAACCACATTTTACAATTTCTGCTAATAACATGGAGACTTGCCAAGGAGAATCAATAAATCTTTCAGCTGATGGAGGAACGGATTATAATTGGTATATTGAGAATGAGTCTAATAGTATTGGATTGGCAAATACGATTACTTACCAACCAAATCAGTCTGAAACTATACATGTAAAAATTTCAGAAGCAATTTGTAATAATTCCATAGTATTACAATCTCAGGTTATAATTCATTCATTACCTGAAATTACGATTAGTAAATCAAATGATATTTCTTGCATCAACAATAACGTAACATTGACTGCAAATGGAGGTATTAAATATGTTTGGGAAAATTTTCCAAATAACACATCAAATATAATCGCAGTATCACCAGAAACCGAAACAACCTATAACGTAACAGGTTTTAATCAGTACAATTGCGCAAATACTTCAACAATAACCGTTATTTTAGATGAAAAATACAAAGAAGTTAAACTCTTTATTCCATCTGCATTTACACCGAATAATGATGGTAAAAATGATTTCTTTAAAGCAACAAGTAACGCTAAAATAGATCGCTATTCCTTGAAAATATTTAATCGATGGGGCAACTTAGTATTTTCTAGTAATAATATAAGCAATGGATGGAATGGAAAATATAATAACAACACTTTACCAACAGGAACTTATATCTATGAAATTACAGCAAGCAATTTTTGTAAAGAATTTCATAAGAAAGGAACCTTAGTACTCATAAAGTAA
- a CDS encoding DUF3667 domain-containing protein, whose product MGHHHKLRTENDCLNCGAIVEDRFCPHCGQENIERRQPFHFLIGHFMEDLTHYDGQFWITMKALLFNPGQLTQTYLSGKRLKYVNPVKLYIFISFIAFFLPAIIPDFSHKKHHDEKEEKKVEVKKVEDEKGINGMKVLLDKKLISKSDFDQYVVKMNNTMSHDSLVKKQSKNEVSEEYYNLDQSIIKGATTQEEYDKIQAGLPPSEKNNYWQNIVAAKIFSWKEEGLTKKEVNEKWKESFVHNFPKVIFVYMPLFAFLLWLLENKKKFWYFDASIFTLHFFSFLLTAITTIIILQKLFSGFSYGIFTIILILYSVVICFYTIRYFFKAHHRVFFQSRRRVFLKGVVLFFINFIFMLFFVVAYAIIIGYRIH is encoded by the coding sequence ATGGGACACCATCATAAACTTAGAACGGAGAATGACTGTTTAAACTGTGGCGCAATTGTAGAAGATAGATTTTGCCCGCATTGTGGACAAGAGAACATCGAAAGAAGGCAACCTTTTCATTTTTTGATCGGACATTTCATGGAAGATTTGACACATTATGATGGTCAGTTTTGGATCACAATGAAAGCTCTTTTGTTTAATCCAGGACAATTAACCCAAACTTATCTTTCTGGGAAAAGATTGAAATATGTGAACCCTGTAAAATTGTACATTTTCATCAGTTTTATCGCATTTTTTCTTCCAGCTATAATTCCAGATTTTTCTCATAAAAAGCATCATGACGAAAAAGAGGAGAAAAAAGTGGAAGTTAAGAAGGTTGAGGATGAAAAAGGTATAAACGGAATGAAGGTTTTACTAGATAAAAAACTAATTTCTAAAAGTGATTTTGATCAATACGTTGTGAAAATGAACAATACGATGAGTCATGATTCTCTTGTGAAAAAACAATCTAAAAATGAAGTATCCGAAGAATATTATAATCTTGATCAGTCAATAATAAAAGGTGCTACTACACAAGAGGAATATGATAAAATACAAGCAGGATTACCACCTTCGGAAAAAAATAATTATTGGCAAAATATCGTTGCTGCCAAAATATTTTCTTGGAAAGAGGAAGGATTAACAAAAAAGGAAGTCAATGAAAAATGGAAGGAAAGTTTTGTTCACAACTTTCCCAAAGTTATATTTGTATACATGCCATTGTTTGCATTTTTACTTTGGTTATTGGAGAATAAGAAGAAATTTTGGTATTTCGATGCGAGTATTTTTACATTGCACTTTTTTTCGTTTTTATTGACGGCAATTACAACAATAATAATATTACAAAAGTTATTTTCGGGTTTTAGTTACGGAATATTTACGATAATTCTTATATTGTATTCGGTAGTTATTTGTTTTTATACGATTAGGTACTTTTTTAAAGCGCATCATCGCGTATTTTTCCAAAGTCGTAGAAGGGTTTTTTTAAAAGGCGTAGTATTATTTTTTATAAATTTTATATTCATGCTCTTTTTTGTTGTCGCATACGCTATTATCATTGGATATAGAATTCATTAA